A region of Diospyros lotus cultivar Yz01 chromosome 3, ASM1463336v1, whole genome shotgun sequence DNA encodes the following proteins:
- the LOC127796295 gene encoding ferritin-like catalase Nec2 encodes MRTFMASTFSISTAAVVVISFLFVFLLLPTSTLSSSSSSSTNHSRRFSALPGSDVDLLEFPLNLEFLEAEFFLWGALGVGLDRVAPSLAKGGPPPHGARKARLDPFTRDVILQFGYQEVGHLRAIQRTVPGFPRPLLNLSAEAFAEVMNSAMGRTLHPPFNPYANGVNFLLASYVIPYVGLTGYVGANPNLQSPAAKRLVAGLLGVESGQDAVIRALLYSRAAKVVRPYGFTVAEFTNRISELRNKLGMMGVKDEGLVVAAFQGAEGKIRGNVLAGDRESLSYARSPEEILRIVYGDGDEHVAGGFYPNGADGRIARSFLQSGA; translated from the coding sequence ATGAGAACATTTATGGCGTCTACGTTCTCCATTTCCACCGCAGCTGTTGTAGTGATCTCCTTCCTCTTCgtcttcctcctccttcctACGTCGACCTtgtcgtcgtcttcttcttcttctactaatCATTCTCGCCGCTTCTCAGCACTCCCGGGCAGCGATGTGGATCTCTTGGAGTTCCCTTTGAATTTGGAGTTCCTGGAAGCCGAGTTCTTCCTATGGGGAGCTCTGGGCGTGGGCCTCGACAGGGTCGCTCCGTCGCTGGCCAAGGGCGGCCCGCCGCCCCATGGGGCCAGAAAGGCCAGGCTCGACCCCTTCACCCGCGACGTCATCCTCCAGTTCGGCTACCAGGAAGTCGGCCACTTGAGGGCCATCCAGCGGACCGTGCCGGGATTCCCAAGGCCGCTGCTCAATCTCAGCGCCGAGGCATTTGCAGAGGTGATGAACAGCGCCATGGGACGGACACTGCATCCGCCATTCAATCCTTACGCCAACGGAGTTAACTTCCTGCTGGCCTCCTACGTGATTCCTTACGTTGGGCTCACAGGCTATGTCGGAGCAAATCCGAACCTCCAAAGCCCGGCCGCCAAGAGGCTCGTGGCGGGGCTGCTGGGAGTGGAGTCCGGGCAGGACGCCGTCATCCGAGCTCTGCTATACAGCCGGGCGGCGAAGGTGGTGAGGCCGTACGGATTCACGGTGGCGGAGTTCACCAACAGGATATCGGAGCTGAGGAACAAGTTGGGGATGATGGGAGTGAAGGACGAAGGGCTCGTGGTGGCGGCTTTTCAGGGGGCGGAGGGGAAGATCAGGGGCAATGTTCTCGCCGGCGACAGGGAGTCTCTGTCGTATGCCAGAAGCCCCGAGGAAATACTCAGAATAGTATACGGCGATGGAGACGAGCATGTCGCCGGCGGGTTTTACCCCAATGGAGCTGATGGCAGAATTGCCAGATCTTTTCTACAGAGCGGGGCATGA